The Candidatus Scalindua japonica genome includes the window TTTTTTCAGGTATTCCTGTTCTAATGTATAGATAATGTTTCTGTCTATACCTATATTAGATTTCAATGTCTTCCAGACAGCTTTGTCCTGCCACTTTTGAGTATATATTCTTGCGGTATTAATTATGGAATTAATCAAGGGATTCTCTTTTAAAAGTTTTTTGCTGTAGATTCTTACCGGAATGCTGAATCTTGTAAATGTGTCTTCAACTATACCCTGATACTTTTCTATGTTTCTGAATATTATTACAATTTGACTGAGAGTGTATCCTTCCTCATAAGTCAGTTTTTTAATTCTACGGACGATTTGTTCCACCTCATCCTGCACATTAGCAGCAACGGTGATCTGTAATGACTCTTTCGGAATAATATATTCATGGGATGATTGGTTGTCATAAGGGGAAAATATGTTGGTTTCAATATATCTTAACATCTTAGAGGGAGTTCTTCTGTTTTCATTAAGCTTCACTACCTTAAGCTCCAACCTTGAAAGCCTGGAGAAGGTTTTGTTAGAAATCCGGAAAGCAGGTAGTACCGGATCAGAGATTTGATGAGGCAGTGTGATATAAACATTTTGTATAAGAGAAGACAATTTGTTTAGAAATTTCAGTTCCAGTTGTGTGTAATCGTGAAAACCATCTACTAATAACATTTCAACTTCTGGAAAAGTGGTTTTGTCAAGAGTTGATAACGCTTGTGTTAAGAGATCTTCTTTGTCAATTACACTGTCTTTGATCAGAGCCTGTTGATAGCTACTATAAAGAGAGAGTAGTTCGTTGCACTTCAGGTTGAAGGGTGAAAGTGCCTTGCTGACTTGAACTGTTTTGAGTAAGTCCTTAAAGGCAGTTGGATCAAGTGAATTTTCCTTGATCTCTCTTACAAAACTCAAAAAGGCATTTTTAAAACCCGCATAATTTGAAACCTCAGAGAAATAACCGGCATTGGCATCTTTAAGAACGTTTGAAAGGACTAGGTCCTTTTCTCTTTCACTGAGAGGTTTCCGCAAAAGTAAATTATCTATATGATCAACTATTTTAGTTGCAAGGCCGGAGAAGGTGACAAGCCCCGTATCCAGATAACCTTCGTAAGAGGAACTCCTTAAGATATGGTCTCTGATATGTTCAACCTGGCTGTGAGTTGGCAGGATAAATAGAACGTTATCCTCCTTGTGTCCCTCAACATAATGAAGAAATCTCTGAAGAACAAGATGTGTTTTGCCACTACCGGCCTTTCCTAAGACTAAAAACCTTTCTTGCATGTCGAATATTTTACAACACTGATTCAATTGGTTTCAAAAGAGACTTTGTAGCATAGTACACAGAATAATAGATTTTACCGGTAGTATCAAAATGGAGCCTGTTCCCAGGTATTAATTATATTTCTCTATCTTTTTATTCATAAATAATTCAAAATACAATCCTGAAGCATTTTTAGTTGAGAGGCAACCGTATTATACAATTAATAGTGTAATCTTCTCTATACTTTTATTACTCTGGATTCCTGATAATAATTTCTTCCGTAAAACGTCGGAAACATAAAGAAACAATTACGAAAAATGAGTTAAAACTTCACTGAAGATTAACATTACATAAAGTTTTCAACGTTTTTGTAATGGGTTCTCCACTTTTTTTCTAAAGTGGACAATTCAGGGCTTAATTTTTGAAAAGCACTTGAATTTTGTCAATAATTTTACTAACCTAACAAATTCTCTAAAAGACAATTGCCCTTTATCTCATCTCTTAAATAAACTGACGAGAGATACTTATGGATGATTATTTGACAATTTTATTTTTTGTAGCCAGCTTTGGAATGGTCGCGCTGGCATCAAAACAAATAGCAGAATATTTTTCTAAAATAAAGCTACCACTTATAAGTGGCTTTATTTTTACCGGTGTTATTGCAGGCCCTTATGTATTAAAGCTTATCAATGTTGAAGTCATTACACAGGTCCATTTTGTTGATGAATTATCACTTGGTTTTATCGCATTTGCTGCAGGTTCAGAACTGTTTTTAAAAGAGTACAAAGACCACTTTCGCAGTATCAGGATCATTACAACATCTCTTGCTCTTGGCGCGTTTATTATTTGCAGTACAGCCGTCTATTTAATAGCAGACTATATTCCATTTATGAGCGACATGCCTAATCCATCCAGGCTGGCAATTGCTCTTTTAGCAGGGGCAATATTAGTAGCAAGATCCCCGGCTTCGGCAATCGCTATTATAAAAGAGATGCGGGCCAAGGGTCGCTTTACCAGGACAGTCATTGGGGTTACTGTTGTTATAGACGTTCTGGTAATTATGATCTTTGCAATAACTTCAACTATTGCTGATGCTATCTTTACACAATTGAATTTTGACTATAGTTTTGTTTTGCTCCTATTGGGTGAATTTGCGATATCTATAGTGCTGGGAGTTGTAATTGGAAAGATTTTACAGGGAGTACTGTCTTTAAGAGTTCCCGATAAAATAAAGACTGCTTTTGTTTTATTAACCGGATATTTGGTCTTTCTATTTTCCGAGTATTTAAGAGAAATATCTGACCAATACCTCTCTTTTGAAGTACTCCTGGAACCTCTGCTATTATGTATGATTGGAAGTTTTTTTGTCGTAAATTTTACGAATCGACGAAATGAATTGAGCAAAGTTCTCCAGCAAGCGGGTCCTACGGTTTACATAATTTTTTTCACCCTTGCGGGGGCGAGTATGGAGTTAGATGTTCTCGCTGGCGTCTGGCATATTGCACTTGCTCTTTTCTTCGTTAGAATATTTTCACTATTTGTTGGTACCTTTACCGGTGGTGTAATTGCGGGAGAGCGGATGCGGCACAATCGACTTGCGTGGATGGGGTATATAACACAGGCGGGTGTCGGACTGGGATTAGCAAAAGAGGTGGCCGTAGAGTTTCCTGACTGGGGAAGAGAGTTCTCCTCAATAATAATGGCAATTATTATACTAAATCAATTGGTTGGACCTCTACTTTTTAAGTGGGTCCTGGTTCTGGTTAAAGAGTCTCACTTGCGCGATAAATTTGGAAGTGAGTCAAAACGAAGTGCGATAATTTTTGGTCAGGATGCTCGTGCAATTACACTCGACATACAGCTACGATCTCACTTCTGGAATGTAAAAGTTATCTCTACAGAATTGAGGGACAGTGTAAGAGCTGCAAGTCATGGTACAGAATTGATACCGGTTGATGACTTCTCTTTAAAAACATTGAAAGAGGTTGGATGCAACAGTGCGGGAACGATAGTCACGATACTTCCTGATGATGACAGCTATAATATCTGTGAATTAGCATATGAGAATTTTCCAAAAACGAAATTAGTAGTGGACCTGGATGAAAGAGATATCTCAAGACGTTTTGAAGAACTTGGTGCTTTGACTGTAATTGAATCAACAGCAATTGTAAGCCTCCTTGATCATTTTGTAAGATCACCTGCGGGTTCATCACTTCTCTTAGGGATGACTTCTAATAAGGATATTATCGATATTGAGGTAACGAATCCAGACTTATATGGAACTCTTCTCAGTGACTTGAAACTGCCACTCGATATTCTTATTCTTTCCATCCAACGGGCAGGAGAAACTGTGTTTGTACACGGAAATATCAGGTTTGAAAAGGGTGACAAAATTACTGTTGTCGGGACGAATGAAGGCTTAAAGGAAGTATCTTTAAAGTTTTCATCATGATACATCGGGTAATTGATGGAAGTCCGGTTGTTAGAAAACAGACAACAGCAAATATTGTGCGGTACATAATTATCAAAACGTGTCATGCTCCTCTCTTACTGCAAGATCAATAATTTGTGAAGATGCTATTGAAAGGATACAGTATCCCAAGAAGAAGTAGAGTCCAACTAATGTATTTGCTTCAGTGTCTATTCCGGAATTCATATTAGAAAATGATAAGTAGGAGAGAAATGTCGCAACGACAAATACATCTACCATAGACCATTTGCCTATCCTGCCTACAGTTTTAATAACAAGTCCGCTATTTCTGAAATGCCTGCTCAGTAATAAAAGGACGGACAATGTCAGTTTAATGAATGGTACAAGTACACTAAAGCCAAAGATGGAAACTGCCACTACATAGTTTCTGCTTTCCAGAAGAACATAGATAAGATCAATAACCGATTTGCTCTGGAAATAGTAGTACATTCTCCCTTCGAAAACCTTGTCAGGGATATCAAGCTCTCCAATAAAAGGCATGGTGAATTTTAAGGGTATAGTAAGGTTTGTGCTGAATGCCCCAATCTCCAACATAGGGGTAATTATGCCTATCACCAGACAAGCAAGGGCAATAGTAATCATGCTTAAGCCGACTACCTTGAATAAATGACTTCCTCCCCAATAGACGAATAGCACCATGAGTATGAAAGCAGCAGAACTTACAATAAAATAATATGAGGAGGTCAATGCGGCATTATAATGTACCTCTGAGCCTTTCAATTTTTCTGTCGAAGTAGACTTTTTGCTATCCCACCCTGAACCGGTAAACATCCACTCCTCAACGTTCAGTATACGGTCTTCAAAATTCAATATCTCCACATAACCGGATTTATCTTTTACATACTCTTTGCTGTGGTTATATATAGCGACTCCATCAAAAACGGCACCGATTATATATAAAAGTACTATAATGTAGAAATAGTATAGGGAGTTTTTCTTCATATAATTCTATTTGACAGTTGACAGCTTTCAAAAATGTTTTCTTATATTAATTGAATCATATTTTAGCTAGATATTATAATGATTTAAAATTAATATTTTAGTCTTGAAGATATTGCCCTGATTGTAGTAGCATATCTCCAGAGAAGAATTGTTAATCCGTCAGTCTCAATAATAGCTCTCTGCACTGTTGCCGACTGCCACAAAATGGCATATATTGTACGGCAATGATAAATGAATACAATATATTGTAATGCTGTCGTGATAGTAAAGCTTTTAATGGTTATTGAGTGACCACAGATGTTTTGCTTAATAATGTATAGTATGAAACTATTTGACTCAAATTTGTGAAACGACTCTATTTAAATAATGTTCTGGTATCATTATAAATTTATGGAGTACATGATATGGTTTGGCACTTTAACGATTGTCGTCAGTGAAAATAAACAATAAAATTTTTGGTATATCTGGTTATGGGAAAAATTGTTGCAATTTGTATAAGTACGAAAAAAGGTGTTCAGAAAAAGGATGTTAAACGGTGTAAGTTAGTTAAAGGTCATGGCTTGGAGGGTGATGCGCATGCAGGTTCCTGGCACCGTCAGATCAGCCTGCTTTCTACAGAAGGTAGAAAGGTGATGGAAGATAAGGGTGCCAAACTAGACGCAGGTGACTTTGGAGAGAATGTGTTGACAGAGGGTGTTGATTACTCTAACATTACTATTGGCAGTGAGTTAAGAATTGGTAATGATGCTTTAGTCAGGGTTACTCAAATTGGAAAAGAGTGTCACGATAAATGCAATATTTATTACCAGGTAGGTGATTGTATCATGCCAAGGGAAGGTATATTTGCGGAAGTAATAGAAGGCGGCGAAATTAAAATTGACGATTATATAGGGTTCGTAAATGATAAAAGCAGCAGTTCTAACAATTAGCGATAAAGGTTCTAGAGGCGAAAGAGAAGACAAGAGCGGAGAGGTGATAAAGGAGAAGCTTAGACAAATCAATGCTGATGTTACCACCTATGAGATTGTGCCGGATGAACGGGATATCATATCTCAGAGACTAAAGAGTTTTGCTGAAAAATCAAATTTAATTTTGACAACTGGTGGAACCGGAGTCAGTCCCAGGGATGTAACTCCTGAAGCAACCAGGGATGTTGTTGAAAAGGAACTGCCCGGTTTCTCGGAGGCTATGAGAGCAGAAAGCTTTAAGGTTACTCCAAGGTCTATTGGATCAAGAGCGGTGGCAGGAATGTACAAGGACACTCTGATAATTAATCTTCCCGGAAGCCCAAAAGCAGTTTCGGAATGTTTAGGGGTTATACTGGATGCAATACCGCATGTTATAGAAGTGGCAAAGGGAAAGGTTTCTGATTGCGGCAAGGACATGCATTCACATACAAATAATAAATAAATTTTAAAAGTAAAAGATGACATTTCAGGAAATTATACTTAATCTTCAGAAATACTGGTCGGACAAAGGATGCGTGATAATGCAACCTTACGATATAGAGGTTGGCGCTGGTACCTTTAACCCGTCGACTTTTCTGAAAGTCCTTGGCAGCAAACCATGGAAGTGTGCTTATGTCGAACCTTCCAGGAGACCTACTGATGGGCGCTATGGTGATAATCCGAACAGGCTTCAACACTATTACCAATTTCAAGTAATTATAAAACCATCGCCAGAAAACGCTAAGGCTTTGTACTTGGACAGCTTGCGTGCTCTCGGAGTTGATTTGGTCAAGCATGATATTCGTTTCGTGGAGGATGATTGGGAATCACCTACCTTGGGGGCTACCGGTCTAGGATGGGAAGTGTGGCTTGACGGTATGGAAATAACTCAATTTACCTATTTTCAACAGGTTGGAGGGATTGAGCTGGATGTGATATCGCTTGAGCTAACTTTTGGCCTCGAAAGAATAGCAATGTTTATCCAAGAGAAGGAGTCGGTTTATGATTTGGAATGGGTGGAGGGCAGCACCTATGGTGATGTACACAAATTGGACGAGGTACAATTCTCGAAGTATAATTTTGAATTGGCGGACACATCTATGCTTCTTGAACAATTCGATATGTATGAAAAGGAATGCAAAAAATTACTGCAAGAGGACATTGTTATTCCTGCTTATGACTATGTCCTGAAATGTTCTCATGCATTCAATATGCTGGATGCAAGAAAATCTATTGGGGTTGCGCAGAGGACAAGGTATATCGGCCGAGTAAGGGGCTTGGCCAAAGGATGCGCGGAAGGCTATTTGAGATTAATAGAAGGCCGAAACAACTAAAACACCATTCTGCACGCCACACACCTGGGAACCTTTAAGGAATGTAATATTATTAACAAAAGGGCTATAGAAGAGGTGTGTATAAATTCAGAGCGTAAACAGGTTTTAAAGTTTTTTAAATTATTGCTATTTTAAAAAACAAAAAGACTGGCGATCGGATGGGAGGCGTATTATGAACTTCATTTCCGTACAAAAACTAAATACGCCCCTACCCATACCTCTACATTGTAAAAAAAGATACTTATCTCCTTTTTTTTACTTATTCTAATCAGCCAGAGCTATTATCTTTCCCACAATGCTTTCAAATTGATTATTATTTGAAAATTCAATAGTGATTTTGCCTTTCCCGCTTTTTTCCATAATAGAGACTTTTGTTCCAATTGCCATCCTTAATCTGTCTTCCAGGTCCAGGATTTGATGCGATTTGATTAATTTTGGAGTTGGCTGCATTTCTTTAGCTGTTTTTATCGAATCTTCACGATCTTTTTTTTCTGAAGTGATCATCTCTACCTCACGAACAGAGAGATCCTCCCTTGCGATCCTCTCGCTCAAGGATTTTTGCTTAACCGGGTCTTTCAAAGATAAAAGAGAGCGCGCGTGACCCATTGAAATTGTTCCACGTGAAACATAGCTTTGTACTTCTTCTGGCAAATCAAGTAATCTGATCGTATTGGCAACGGTTGACCTGTTTTGTCCGACTTTTGTCGCTATTTGTTCTTGAGTCAGTCCAAAATTATTTTTCAATTCAGAAAAAGCAGTGGCTTTTTCCATCGGGTTCAGGTCTTCTCTCTGTATATTTTCCACCAATGCCAGTTCGATAGTTTTAAGGCTATCAGCTTTTTTGACAATTGCAGGGATTTCTGTTATTCCTAATTGTTTCGATGCTCTCCATCGCCTCTCTCCAGCAATTATTTTATATCCTTTGCTTGTAGAGCGTACAATGATGGGTTGTAGTATTCCATGTTCATGTATGGAGTTTATAAGGGATTCCATTTGGGGTTGTGTAAACTGTTTGCGAGGCTGTGCGTCGTTTGGTTGAATTTCAGCTAGCTTGATCTGCATTATTTTTTCTCCAGATTCTATGCCGATTGCCTCTCCCAGCAAAGATTCTAAGCCTCGCCCAAGTTTTTCTTTATTAGCCATTTTTGCCTCTTTTTTTTTTGAGTACAAGTTAAAAAAATTATTATTTTAGATAAAATATAAGGTATTACGTAACAAATTATGTTATAAAGTTCAAGGGAAATATATTTAACGCCAAAAGGCTTTTTAGCTGTTTTGCGCAATGTCTAGTCTTTTGATTTTGTGTTTTTTTAATGGGGGGCTTATTTAGCAATGAATCTTCTTGTTTCATTAGTTTTCAGTAACTTCATGGAGATTGTCAGGCAGCCTTTTTATTATATTATTCTTTTATCAGGCTGTTTTATTATTTTAATGTCCTTTGGGTTTACTTTTTTTGCGTTTGGAGAAGAGTCAAGAATGATACGAGATATGGCGGTTTCTACTATAACAATCTGTGGTCTGCTCTCGGGGTGCCTGTCCTCTTCTATCATGATTGCCGGTGAATTTGAAAGGCAAACAGTGCTGATCGTGCTATCTAAGCCCGTATCAAAGGTGTATTTTATTTTAGGTAAATACCTGGGGATTCTAGCGGCAACCTTCCTGATAGTTTTTTTTCAAGGTTTTGTTCTCGAAGTAGCTTTAATAATGAGAAATTATAATACCATTCAGAATGATATAGCAAATCTTGCAGGTCTGGTTGATTTAGTTTGCATACTAGGCATAGCTTTCTCCTTATTACAAATTATGATAATGACAACGGTCTCTCTTGTTGTGTCTCTCTATTTCAATACAATTGCAAATTTAACTATATGCCTGTTTTTTTTTATATGCTGTAACGCTTTCAGTTATATTCTACCTATTCATAGCTATGGTGAAGCTGGCCTAAGTGCTATTATTACAATATGCTATACCGTGTTCCCAAATTTTCAAAACCTCAATATGGCAGCAATCAATAAAGTAGTTGTTTTTCCAGCATTACTTTGGAAGGACTGCATCGTCATTCAATATGTTGTTTATAATATAATGCATAGCACTATATATTGTATAGCTGTTATGTGGGTAGCTGTCTTCCTCTTTAAACGAAAGGAAATAGCCTGAGAAGTTCATTTTTTTAGAACCATTTATTGACATTTATTAAGTTTTTGTTTAAATATGACTAGCTGATAAATTTTCAATGAATTGAGGAATGCATCCCGTTCCTCGAACAAACAGGACCGAGGGCTTTCCCCGGGCAAAAGGCATAGAAGGTTCTGCCCCTCTCCTTGTATCCTACTCCGTTGGAATGGTATTGTGCTGGTGGGTGTCATGGTGGAAAGGAGTAAGAATGGATAATTCAGAGATCTGGAAGTATCCCTCAAGTTATTGAAAATTCATGTTATTTCTTGCAAACAATTAAATCAAGTTTAGGAAGGTAAATTATAATGACAGTAGAAAAAATGGAATTTAAAACTGAAGTAAAACAGATCCTTGATCTAATGGTACACTCTCTTTATTCTCACAAAGAGATTTTTCTCAGAGAGCTTATCTCCAACGCATCTGACGCAATTGACAAAGCACATTTTGAGTCTTTAACAAACAAAGAGGTTCTTGAAGATGAAAAGGATTGGAAAATCAAGATTATTGCTGACAAAGATGCCGGAACGTTAACTATCAGCGATAATGGGATCGGCTTGACAAAAGATGATGCAGTGAAGGAGCTTGGAACGATTGCACATTCCGGAACAAAGGAGTTTATCGCTGCTCTCCAAAGCAAAGAGGTTAAAGACAATCCGGAATTGATCGGTCAATTTGGTGTCGGATTTTATTCAACTTTCATGGTTGCGGACAAGGTTACTGTCATATCAAGAAAGGCAGGGGCAGGTGATAAAAGTGGTATTAAGTGGGAATCCAGTGCAGACGGCTCATTTACCGTTGAAGATGTGGAAAAAGAGAGTAAAGGCACAGACGTAACCCTGTACCTTAAAGAAGATGAAAAAAACTATCTTGAAGAGTGGGAGATAAAGAGTACCGTAAAGAAATATTCTGACTTTATTGAGCATCCGGTTGTAATGGATATCGAACGAGAGGAAGAGAGCAAGCTTGATAAGACGAAAAAGGTAAAGGTGAAGGAAGAAGAGATTCTTAATTCGAGAAAGGCGATCTGGCTTAAGAATAAATCCGATATATCTGACGCCGAGTATAATGAATTTTACAAACATGTTTCTCACGATTTTACCGATCCGGCAAAGGTAGTTCACTACAAAGCAGAGGGAGCTTCAGAGTTTACATCACTTCTTTACATTCCATCAATGAGGCCTGTTGATATCTACTATAAAGAGTATAAAGTTGGTCCAACCCTTTATGTCAAGAGGGTAAAAATAATTGATCATTGCGAAGAGTTAATACCGCCTTACCTGAGGTTTGTAAAGGGAGTTGTGGACTCTTCTGATTTGCCATTAAACGTTTCAAGAGAGATATTGCAGAACAACAGGCAGATTGAAGTTATAAAAAACAGTATTACTAAAAAAGTGCTTGCAACGTTAGGTGATATGAAAGAGAAGGAGTTTGAAACATATCTGAAGTTTTATAAGGAATTTGGCAGGATTCTGAAAGAAGGTGTCCATATGGATTTTGATAGAAGAGAGTCTATTGGAGAGCTTCTTATTTTTCATTCTACAAAAGCGGACAAGGACAAATTCAGGACTATACCTGAATATGTTAATGCTATGAAGGAGGGGCAGGAGGAGATTTATTATATTACCGGTTCATCACTGGATGAAGCGTTGACTTCACCATACCTTGAGGCGTTTAAGGACAAGGATTACGAAGTCCTTATTATGTTGGAAGACGTTGATGATGTTATTATGAGCAGTTTTGAGTATAAGGGAAAGAAGTGCAAGTCTGTTATAAAGGGTGATGTTACTCTGGATAAATCTGAAAAAGATGAAAAGGAGAAGGCGGGCAAAAAATACAGAAAACTTTTGGATCTTATACAGGACCGTCTTGATGACGTAAAAGAGGTCAGGCTTTCAGGGAGGTTGAAAGATTCTGCCTGCTGCCTTGTCGGTGATGAGGGAGAGATGGATCCACAGATGGAAAAACTCTTAAAGTCGATGGGTCAGGAGGTGCCGGAGAGGAAAAGAATACTTGAAATAAATCCAACACATCCGATCTTTGAATCTATGAATAAAATATTTGAAGAAGACAGGAAGAGTAAAGTTCTTGCAGATTATACTGACCTGCTTTATAACCAGGCTCTTTTATTAGAAGGCTCCAAGCCAAAAGATTCTGCTGCTTTTGCAAAAGCGATTTCGAAGCTTATGGTGGAGAATGTTCAGCATGGAAAGGGATGATTATGCCTGCCACAAAGTTGATAATTTCTGTTTTTTTAAAAACCGGTCTGCCTGCTGGCGGTAATCATGGAGAAAACAACTATGTTCCTTTTGATTAGCTTATGGAGAGTATTAAATTAAGCCAGCTATTACAATATTCCAATAAAATCCCCCCGCCCGTTTCGACACGGGCGGGTTTTGTAACCACGTTCCACCAGGTACATTCGTAAGCTTAGTGTAAACTACTTGGAGTTTAATCAACTTTTATAGCGTTTAATTATATTGTAGGCCTTATTGATCTCAACGGTGAGTTCCTCTGCTTTTTCCTGAAGCTCTTTACCGAGGTGAGCAACCTTGTCCGGATGGGACTTGGCCATTTTCTCTTTATATGCTTTTTGTACCTCACTCCATGGGGTTTCATGACTAACATTGAGTAATTTGTATGCTTCGTCCAAGCTCATTTGTCCAACAGGTTCACTCTTTATATTTGATTGTGACCTCTTTCCCGAATTATAGCCTCTCTGATTTTTTCGGTTTTTGAACTTTCGCCAGAAATAGAGTAAAAATCCTAACGCTATAAGGTCATCAAAAACAAATGGAAACAGATCCAGTGGACTCACTATATATACAACTAATAGTATCAGTAAGAAAAATAAGGTATATTTGTTCATTATAATGTAGTTCTCAATAAAATTTGTGAAAATTTAAAATGCATAGTATCCATCATGTCATTGACAAGTAGATATTAACTTGGAATTTACTCCTTTTACTATAATATAGAAATAAACTATTAACAATACAAGCTGTTATAAAAAGACTATTCACTTTCGCCAGACAATTAATTATTTTTGTTTATAGTGTTTATTTTTTAAAACACATGGTTTTGTTTAAAGATAAGATCTTCGTCTCAAATTGA containing:
- a CDS encoding ParB/RepB/Spo0J family partition protein is translated as MANKEKLGRGLESLLGEAIGIESGEKIMQIKLAEIQPNDAQPRKQFTQPQMESLINSIHEHGILQPIIVRSTSKGYKIIAGERRWRASKQLGITEIPAIVKKADSLKTIELALVENIQREDLNPMEKATAFSELKNNFGLTQEQIATKVGQNRSTVANTIRLLDLPEEVQSYVSRGTISMGHARSLLSLKDPVKQKSLSERIAREDLSVREVEMITSEKKDREDSIKTAKEMQPTPKLIKSHQILDLEDRLRMAIGTKVSIMEKSGKGKITIEFSNNNQFESIVGKIIALAD
- the htpG gene encoding molecular chaperone HtpG gives rise to the protein MTVEKMEFKTEVKQILDLMVHSLYSHKEIFLRELISNASDAIDKAHFESLTNKEVLEDEKDWKIKIIADKDAGTLTISDNGIGLTKDDAVKELGTIAHSGTKEFIAALQSKEVKDNPELIGQFGVGFYSTFMVADKVTVISRKAGAGDKSGIKWESSADGSFTVEDVEKESKGTDVTLYLKEDEKNYLEEWEIKSTVKKYSDFIEHPVVMDIEREEESKLDKTKKVKVKEEEILNSRKAIWLKNKSDISDAEYNEFYKHVSHDFTDPAKVVHYKAEGASEFTSLLYIPSMRPVDIYYKEYKVGPTLYVKRVKIIDHCEELIPPYLRFVKGVVDSSDLPLNVSREILQNNRQIEVIKNSITKKVLATLGDMKEKEFETYLKFYKEFGRILKEGVHMDFDRRESIGELLIFHSTKADKDKFRTIPEYVNAMKEGQEEIYYITGSSLDEALTSPYLEAFKDKDYEVLIMLEDVDDVIMSSFEYKGKKCKSVIKGDVTLDKSEKDEKEKAGKKYRKLLDLIQDRLDDVKEVRLSGRLKDSACCLVGDEGEMDPQMEKLLKSMGQEVPERKRILEINPTHPIFESMNKIFEEDRKSKVLADYTDLLYNQALLLEGSKPKDSAAFAKAISKLMVENVQHGKG
- a CDS encoding glycine--tRNA ligase subunit alpha, whose translation is MTFQEIILNLQKYWSDKGCVIMQPYDIEVGAGTFNPSTFLKVLGSKPWKCAYVEPSRRPTDGRYGDNPNRLQHYYQFQVIIKPSPENAKALYLDSLRALGVDLVKHDIRFVEDDWESPTLGATGLGWEVWLDGMEITQFTYFQQVGGIELDVISLELTFGLERIAMFIQEKESVYDLEWVEGSTYGDVHKLDEVQFSKYNFELADTSMLLEQFDMYEKECKKLLQEDIVIPAYDYVLKCSHAFNMLDARKSIGVAQRTRYIGRVRGLAKGCAEGYLRLIEGRNN
- a CDS encoding paraquat-inducible protein A → MKKNSLYYFYIIVLLYIIGAVFDGVAIYNHSKEYVKDKSGYVEILNFEDRILNVEEWMFTGSGWDSKKSTSTEKLKGSEVHYNAALTSSYYFIVSSAAFILMVLFVYWGGSHLFKVVGLSMITIALACLVIGIITPMLEIGAFSTNLTIPLKFTMPFIGELDIPDKVFEGRMYYYFQSKSVIDLIYVLLESRNYVVAVSIFGFSVLVPFIKLTLSVLLLLSRHFRNSGLVIKTVGRIGKWSMVDVFVVATFLSYLSFSNMNSGIDTEANTLVGLYFFLGYCILSIASSQIIDLAVREEHDTF
- a CDS encoding cation:proton antiporter translates to MDDYLTILFFVASFGMVALASKQIAEYFSKIKLPLISGFIFTGVIAGPYVLKLINVEVITQVHFVDELSLGFIAFAAGSELFLKEYKDHFRSIRIITTSLALGAFIICSTAVYLIADYIPFMSDMPNPSRLAIALLAGAILVARSPASAIAIIKEMRAKGRFTRTVIGVTVVIDVLVIMIFAITSTIADAIFTQLNFDYSFVLLLLGEFAISIVLGVVIGKILQGVLSLRVPDKIKTAFVLLTGYLVFLFSEYLREISDQYLSFEVLLEPLLLCMIGSFFVVNFTNRRNELSKVLQQAGPTVYIIFFTLAGASMELDVLAGVWHIALALFFVRIFSLFVGTFTGGVIAGERMRHNRLAWMGYITQAGVGLGLAKEVAVEFPDWGREFSSIIMAIIILNQLVGPLLFKWVLVLVKESHLRDKFGSESKRSAIIFGQDARAITLDIQLRSHFWNVKVISTELRDSVRAASHGTELIPVDDFSLKTLKEVGCNSAGTIVTILPDDDSYNICELAYENFPKTKLVVDLDERDISRRFEELGALTVIESTAIVSLLDHFVRSPAGSSLLLGMTSNKDIIDIEVTNPDLYGTLLSDLKLPLDILILSIQRAGETVFVHGNIRFEKGDKITVVGTNEGLKEVSLKFSS
- a CDS encoding ABC transporter permease, with the protein product MNLLVSLVFSNFMEIVRQPFYYIILLSGCFIILMSFGFTFFAFGEESRMIRDMAVSTITICGLLSGCLSSSIMIAGEFERQTVLIVLSKPVSKVYFILGKYLGILAATFLIVFFQGFVLEVALIMRNYNTIQNDIANLAGLVDLVCILGIAFSLLQIMIMTTVSLVVSLYFNTIANLTICLFFFICCNAFSYILPIHSYGEAGLSAIITICYTVFPNFQNLNMAAINKVVVFPALLWKDCIVIQYVVYNIMHSTIYCIAVMWVAVFLFKRKEIA
- a CDS encoding MOSC domain-containing protein, encoding MGKIVAICISTKKGVQKKDVKRCKLVKGHGLEGDAHAGSWHRQISLLSTEGRKVMEDKGAKLDAGDFGENVLTEGVDYSNITIGSELRIGNDALVRVTQIGKECHDKCNIYYQVGDCIMPREGIFAEVIEGGEIKIDDYIGFVNDKSSSSNN
- a CDS encoding MogA/MoaB family molybdenum cofactor biosynthesis protein — translated: MIKAAVLTISDKGSRGEREDKSGEVIKEKLRQINADVTTYEIVPDERDIISQRLKSFAEKSNLILTTGGTGVSPRDVTPEATRDVVEKELPGFSEAMRAESFKVTPRSIGSRAVAGMYKDTLIINLPGSPKAVSECLGVILDAIPHVIEVAKGKVSDCGKDMHSHTNNK
- a CDS encoding DnaJ domain-containing protein; amino-acid sequence: MNKYTLFFLLILLVVYIVSPLDLFPFVFDDLIALGFLLYFWRKFKNRKNQRGYNSGKRSQSNIKSEPVGQMSLDEAYKLLNVSHETPWSEVQKAYKEKMAKSHPDKVAHLGKELQEKAEELTVEINKAYNIIKRYKS